CATCGAGCACGCCCATCTCGCCGAAGAAGTCGCCTTCTTTGAGGATCGAGAGAATCGTCTCTTTGCCGTCATTGCTGACGCGCGTGACGGCGACATTGCCGGCGATCACGATGAACAGCGCGTCGCCTGGATCGCCCTCATAGACGAGGACGGCGTGTTTGGCGTAACGCCTCGTCTGAGCAAGCGAAGCCACTGCGCCGAGATCCGCATCGCTGAATTCTGCGAACAGCGGAACCTTTTTCAAGAGCACGGCGTCGATATGACGTTCGGGAATGTGTTGCACGGCCTCTGTCAGTCCTTTTGGGGCGAGCGAACAGCGCGAGCAACGTCAAGATCGCTCACACTACCATGTATCGGCAGTCGGCGTCGCGTTGTAAAGACCAGCCCCCAATCGGCCTGATCGCGATGTAGGGCGGACCTTTACGGTCCGCCGGCGGGCCATGAAGGCCCGCCCTACATCAAACCTGCTTATGTCCCGAAGGGAAGGCGGGCTAGATGAAAGGGCCACGCGATGACGTCCGGCACGTACAGCGCGGCGAGCGCCGCGATCACGAGGAACGGCCCGAATGGCACTGCATCGCGTCTGCGCCGCCCGCCGACGACGAGGGCGGGCACGAGCAGTATGCTGCCCACGACGAATGCCGCGAGCGACGCGGCCACGCCGAGCTGCATGCCGAGATACAGTCCGATGACGGCGGCGAGCTTCACGTCGCCCAAGCCCATGCCCGCGCCGCGCGTGGCGAGATAGAGCACACCGAAGATCGCGGCGCAAACCGCGCACCCTAACAGCGCCTCGCCGATGCGCGGTCCGTGCGTCGCAGCAGATGCGATCGCGCTCGCAATGCCTACAACCGCGGCCGGCACGAGCACGACATCGAGGATCAAGAGATGATCGAGGTCGATGAACACGACTGCCACGAGCGTCGCCGCGAGCACGGCGACCGCCGCGCCTTCCCACGTCACGCCGTATACGATAGCGGTCAGCGCGAAGAGCGCTGCGGTCATCGCCTCAACCGTCGGATATCGCGCGGAGATCGGCGCCGAACAGTGCGCGCAGCGTCCGCGCAAAGCCAGCCAGGATAAGAGCGGGATGTTCTCCCAGGCACGCAGCGCATGGCCGCACGACGGACAGTGCGACGCCGGGAACGCGACGGATTCGCCGCGCGGCGCTCGATAGATGACGACGTTGAGAAACGACCCGAAGAAAAGTCCGTATAT
Above is a genomic segment from Candidatus Eremiobacteraceae bacterium containing:
- a CDS encoding prepilin peptidase, with the translated sequence MSALPAIIAAIYGLFFGSFLNVVIYRAPRGESVAFPASHCPSCGHALRAWENIPLLSWLALRGRCAHCSAPISARYPTVEAMTAALFALTAIVYGVTWEGAAVAVLAATLVAVVFIDLDHLLILDVVLVPAAVVGIASAIASAATHGPRIGEALLGCAVCAAIFGVLYLATRGAGMGLGDVKLAAVIGLYLGMQLGVAASLAAFVVGSILLVPALVVGGRRRRDAVPFGPFLVIAALAALYVPDVIAWPFHLARLPFGT